The Triticum dicoccoides isolate Atlit2015 ecotype Zavitan unplaced genomic scaffold, WEW_v2.0 scaffold8587, whole genome shotgun sequence genome contains the following window.
CAAGAATTATTAATTCTAACGGTTATCACTTAAGCTAAGCAAACACATCCTCCCCTAATTACATTTGTACATATTTTTTGCAAATGTGCACTGATGAACTAAACATCGTCGTACAGAAAAATTCTCCTTAGTGTTTGCTTGACCATAGGTCAAATTATCCGTCCGGTACTTGTATATGAAAATAAGTTTCCTCTTCCTTCATGTTCAACTAATGGATTTTATCAAGCTTGACTAAATAGTAGTAAAACCGAGATGAGAGCCAAGACAAGCAGAGGGGATAGCCGGTAAGAGGCTCTCATAGCACATATGCAATAGTAGACTACATATTGTTCATAAATTTGCGGCTTCAGGAAAATTCAAACTTCAGCAAACCGAGGAAAGAAATTACTATGCATGCTCAGGAAGTTTAGGGAGACACTGACTGAGTAATGTCAATGTACTGCCCAAACACACTGATGTGAATTTTCTTTATTGATTTTAATATGTCCCACTTCAAATAATGTAATTCAGGTAAgttaggaaaggaaacatagtatattGAAAACATGTGATGTATATATGGTTTTGCGCTAAAATTAGCAAGCGCTTAAAGTAGGAAGCGTCGATGAATGCGACCACACAAATTAACTTCGTTTTAAGCAGCCAACGCATCTCTTTAGGACCATCTCTAATAACAATTTGACAAGTTTAGTATCAGAACTGTATTTGAGAAGGACCCAATAGATAGTTGCATTTTGAGGGTTTATAAAATGAGTATGTTGAGCGGGCTACTGTTTTCCGATGCTACATTGAGGTCACACATGGAAGGTTCATTTTAATGCCAATGCTTTTTCAATCAACTTGTGTGCATGATAAAGTTTGAACGAACTTCTGTCCTATTGTTATACATTATGTTTATGTACTCTAACAATGAGGAAGGAGGCGTGATCTGTATTTTGTAGGAGGTAAGGCACATGCTGAACTAATCATCACGGACTCAGCTACAGTAGTTTGGTGAATATAATCACTGCAAGTTATGGCTTCTCTCTTATATATAAAGCAGGAGGAGAGGGGCAATGAAGTGAAGCGTGCTATTGAATATGACAGAATTCAACTTGGTTGAAATGAAGTAATAAGCctataaaatactccctccattccaaaatatagtgcgcccgcgcttcccgaggtccaactttgaccataaatttaaccaacaagaccaactgcggtgggagaaaaaattatataattgaaaacttctttcgaatacgaattcactaatATAATTTTTGTTGTCGCCGCAATCGGTCGTGGTAGTTAAATTTGCGGTCAAAATTGAAGCacgtggatagaggaagcactacattgtggaatggatggAGTATTCAGTGGATCACCTCCTTGCTAGATATTATAGGTTATTTACTCTTAGCGCATGTTTGTGAAACCTGACGGTCAATATATCACAGAAGTAGGATTGGGAGGTGTTGGGAAAAGTAGGAAAACGTGGAGCATCTGTGCAGCTATCCAGTGAATAAACATGCATGGTTACTTCCAACCAACTCACGGGCCTCTGCTTTATGTTAAGCCTTTATCTCTTCCCATAGCGCTTGACCATCCTCCTTCTTACCCCACGATCCACTCAGCTGTCCCATCCTGTGATAGAGATATGGAGTAATCTCATCTTGTAAGAGATTCATGGGACCAGAAGGGTAAGCGCTCCGACTACACAGGGAGAGGACACATTCCATCCATTTGGATCCCGCATTGGCACTAGTGTACGAGCTTGAAGTGTCCGGATCCAGTGACACCGACAGTTCCAAAGCTGGGGAACAACCGGATGCACTTGTGGAGCTCATGATTGGAGATATCAATCAGCGGCCAGTTTGGGGATCAGCGTTGGATGGTGCGATCTTTATGTTAATGGCCACACGAATGTAAGCATGCTTCCCTATGGAGTCATTTTAATTATCTAATATGTGCGAATGTAAGCATGTTTCCCTATGGAGTCATTTTCTTCGTCGCTTCTCTTCGTGAATACTGTAGTAAATTAGCGCCCTTCGATCAATATTCCAGAAATGCACCCCTCAGACACCCAATAGCGGGGACCTTATCATTTCGGGCTGCCTTTCACAGTCTTGATGTGGGTTACATAAACGTACTCCCTCGTGCCTGAGAAGCACCGTATAACGGCCGGGATGATACCATAGTTTGTGTGCCACCTGTCGTACACAAGCGGCTGGCTTGCTGGCATGAAGCGATCCCGCTGTGCTGGTTGTTCTGAACATACGGGGCAGCTGCAGTAGCGCCTATTTTTTGCTGCGACGATCAAGTCCAACCtgtttcattttttttaacttttATCTTGTACTTTGCGGTGGTAACATGAGTTCAATTAAAGTGCATGCTTTGTTTCGTTTCAGTATGGATCAAGTTTGGCATGACCACTTATTTAACCGAGCAAAAAAATGAGACCAACCAAGGGATAACCCTCGTTAGCATTTTTTTTATAGGAGAAACTCCATGAGCACCGCGCGTTCGAGTCGGGACTCGAACTCGGGGCTCAGCCAACGGGTCGATGCCCCGTCCTCTTAATTAACCGAGCACAATGTGGATTATATGGGTTACTTATTTTATGGTGATACCAGCAGACCTTACAGTGTAGAGATAAAGTGTTCCAGGTTAAAAAAATGTTGCAAGTAACACTACCGAACTAAATGGGATTGCCTTTAAATTTCACCGGTTCCTAGTTGAATAAAAGTCCATTTCTATGTTGTTTTATACGAGTGCAGCGTTCCTGTGCCCAGACTCATTTGCATCTGGTCagtaaaaaaacaaacaaacactagacaaattccaaaaaaaattgtgtggtagataatttgatgcgtgagttTCGCTCCAATTTTTAAATCATTTGAACATCTGAGGAACTCTCagaaaaaaagacaaatcgggtcggAACAGTGtgtgaacagtaaacatttttacataCCCTGAATTTgtccttttttgccgagagctgctcagatgtccaaatgatttgaaaattgatgcgaacctcacgcatcaaattatcttctACAcacaaaaattggaattttttgaatttttcaagtatttgttttgattttttttgtcaGGGCGGGTTCACGGTACGTATCAAAGCAGTTACTTGATTCTTTTGTACAAACTGGTGTCACGTCCACGGTACTATTCTGAAAATTTATTTTCATGGACACGGTTCTTCTCTCTTTCAATAAATCTCTCAAGCAGGGATCACTGTCAGTCAGATGTACACCCCGACATAAACAAGCAGGAGTTGCTATCAGATGTACACCAAGCGTACTTCTTTGTTCTGCCGTATCATTTTTATACAATGTGGCCGTCCAATCAGATGTGTGCGTCATTTTTATACCACTAGCCGGCCACCATAATCCACGGCAACGCACAAGCCCTTTTCCACAAAATAACTTCGTACAAACACCGTATCTCTCAGTCTCCTATTTTTAATACGTACTTGACACTATATATACCACCAAGTGCCATCCAACAAACCAGACCAAAGTACAGACACTTGCCATCCTAGGTTGCCTCTGCCGCTGCAGTACTGTCATTGCAGTTCGGTACCTAACCGAAGATGGCCATCCACAAGGCTTTGCTTCTTGCCATCCTCGGCTGCATCTGCCTCTGTGGTACAGTCATTGCAGCTCGTGAGCTGAATGATGACTTGTTGATGGTGGCGAAGCATGAGAACTGGATGGCTCAGTATGGCCGTGTGTACAAGGACACCACTGAGAAGGCACGTCGGTTCGAGGTTTTCAAAGGCAACGTCGAGTTCATTGAAACATTCAATGCCCAAAATCACAAGTTCTGGCTTGGCGTCAACCAATTTGCTGATGTCACAAATGATGAGTTCAAGACAACCAACACAAACAAGGGATTCAAAGCAAACTCCATGAGAGTTCTTTCTTCTGGATTCAGGTATGAGAATTTGAGTTTGGATGCCCTTCCAGCAACGATGGACTGGAGGGCCAAGGGAGCCGTCACTCCTGTCAAGGATCAAGGCCAGTGTGGTAAGTAAAAAAACATTGTGATGCACGGCATATATGTGTTAATATTTTGTTGGATAACACTATAACAACAAAATTATTTCTAGGCTGCTGTTGGGCATTTTCTGCTGTTGCCGCGACAGAGGGCATTGTAAAACTGAAAACCGGGAAGTTGATCTCACTGTCGGAGCAGGAGTTGGTTGACTGTGATGTTCATGGTCAAGATCAAGGCTGCGAGGGAGGACTCATGGATGATGCCTTCAAATTCATTATCAAGAATGGAGGCCTTACTATGGAGTCAAGCTACCCATATACTGCAGCTGATGGCAAGTGCAAGGCTGGATCCAACAGTGCCGCAACCATCACCGGCTTTGAGGATGTGCCTGCCAATAACGAGGGTGCCCTTATGAAGGCGGTGGCAAACCAACCAGTGTCTGTAGCTGTGGACGGAGGAGACATGACGTTCCAATTCTACTCTGGTGGGGTGATGACTGGGTCCTGCGGCACTGACTTGGACCATGGAATTGCAGCCATTGGATATGGAAAGACTAGTGATGGCACGAGCTATTGGTTGATGAAGAATTCATGGGGCACAACTTGGGGCGAAGATGGGTACTTGAGAATGGAGAAAGACATTGCAGACAAGAAGGGCATGTGTGGTCTTGCCATGGAGCCTTCTTACCCAACAAAATAAGAAGATAGCCAAATGCGACCTAATCATGCATATGCACAGTTCTCAAACAACTAAGGTCCCCATATCCTATGTATAGTTCATATGTGCCCGTAAATTGTTTACGAAGATGTATCTTATGTACATACATTGCTATACTTTGTAAAGTAATACTATGTATGATATATTGTATGAGAAAATTGGATTAAGAATTATGATATATATTCCATGAAGCTTTCAAATGTCTAAAACATTTGACTATGTTAAGAGTAAACTCAAAAGGTTATTTTCGTATATATGGTTTTTATATAGTGTcatttggtatttataggaatgtGTCATTGGACAACGCCCGAGTGTTACTAAATCTTACAAAAGGGAATAAATGGAGTATATGTTGGGGAAAAGAAATTTTGTCATTGGTGCACTATGTATTTCTCAACCGTGATATTTTTTAGTGTATTATCTCATGTCAAGTTACTGTATGAGCGTGTTCTCTACATCTTACACAACAAGATAAAATCCTAACTCTCCACGACCATAGATCAACAGGAGTATGAGTTATAGTCAATTCAGCTATCGCCATAAACCCGATTCTTATAAAGGCGACCTATACAAGGAGCTTTAACTTCGTACCCGACTTCTGATGAGATTCTATTCTAtagtaaagaggaagaatactcctCTATCAACACATGTACGTTGAATCAGCCAATCATTGATGAATTAAACAGTTTCACTACAAACAATCCTGGATAACTGGATCTAAATTGAACTCCATAAATACTTGGATGCAACCTTTTCGTATCTGAACTCCCTCCTTCATGCATTGCCACATTTGCCTTCTTCATCCACTTTGCAACATTTGTACGACACTTCTCATTTTTTTTTCTCCTCATATATCAACATCAAGATGCAGctctccaccccccccccctcctcaaTGCATGGGCCACATCCGCATGTTGATCTCACATGCGCTCTCCACAGACATTGATGTGATTGGCTGGTTGGTGGACCGTGGCATTGCGACCATTGGCATGCTATCAACCATTACTTCTGTCGCTAAATTTCATCCACAGCGCATCATGGAACAACATGCAAGTTAAAAGTGCAATATAAAACCCCTCATAAAATTTATATTTGTAGCAAAAAAATACAAAATTTCTCATATGATGCCTATGGTCATATGCGCCAGCGCCAACACCCCAAGTGGTGGACACCAAGGCATGATTATCCCTTCTTCCATCGGTCACGGAATTATTCAGATACTAGCACAATGCCCCGGGGCTTAAGAGATTGTCCACAGATGTCATTGTCTTGTGGCTGTTATGTGATTCGTGATTAAAAAGACAGAGAAAATATAGCGAAAGCTCATCCATCATTCGGTTGATAATCTTAAGCGGTCATAGTGCGTATTTTGCAAGATAAATAGTGTATAACATTTTGAATTGCAATTATAAGCACATAGAAAAagatctttatttatttatttgtatgGTCCCATATGTGGATAGAAAATATAACGAAAGCTCATTACTGGTCTCACATGTGGATAGAAATGCATTTATTTATTAGACTCGCATATGAATTCATCTCCAGCTTCAACATTTATAACTGCCTAGAAAAGATCTTTTGTGCCTCACTAGACATCACAACCGAGAGAAAAGGCTTTGCCAGAATTGCAGAGCCCATTTCCAAGCTCGGCAAGGTCGCCAGCATCAAGGTTGTAGACCGTCCATAGGCGCTGTTGTCGAGGAAGAAGGCCGGCACCATCGGGAAATGGTCTTGGTGCACCATCTTGACACCATGTAGTTGGCCTCCTGTGGTTCAAGGTCGCAGAAGGAGTTGACAAGAATGTATCATGTGGCGCGACAAGGATGGGGCGGAGCAGCGGAGGTCTTGGTACGCCAGGTGCCGGCCTAACTGGAGCATTGGGTTCGTGTGCCTGCTGTCTGATAGACTCGTGCATCTCCCAGATGACGACCAACCCGTTCAGGTGCTCGTGTACGACTCACAGAAGCAAAAGTTGAAAACAAACCTTGAACTTGTAGAAGAAATCTAAATCGACCCTGAACTTTCACTCCCGGAAATCAACACATCGAACTATCCGGTCCCGGTATATTTTGAACCTTGAGAGAGTTTCCAAACAGGGATTGTCGACCTGGCATGTTGAATCCCGGAATTGCTGACTGCGGTCGCAACTGGGCCAGCCCAATAGACGTGTTTTTTTCGTAACCTGTTTGTTCATATTCCTCTAGAGTTTCATATATGAACGCTCATGTCCGTTCTTATATACGACGTGCGATATATAATAACTAGCAGCCTTCAGGGCGATTGGCTAGGTGCGATCAAGCTCACTGATGGCTGCTAATATTTTTTGTCTCTCCTGTAGAAGGGATTGTGTGCATCGATATTCTcattgatcg
Protein-coding sequences here:
- the LOC119348117 gene encoding senescence-specific cysteine protease SAG39-like; the encoded protein is MAIHKALLLAILGCICLCGTVIAARELNDDLLMVAKHENWMAQYGRVYKDTTEKARRFEVFKGNVEFIETFNAQNHKFWLGVNQFADVTNDEFKTTNTNKGFKANSMRVLSSGFRYENLSLDALPATMDWRAKGAVTPVKDQGQCGCCWAFSAVAATEGIVKLKTGKLISLSEQELVDCDVHGQDQGCEGGLMDDAFKFIIKNGGLTMESSYPYTAADGKCKAGSNSAATITGFEDVPANNEGALMKAVANQPVSVAVDGGDMTFQFYSGGVMTGSCGTDLDHGIAAIGYGKTSDGTSYWLMKNSWGTTWGEDGYLRMEKDIADKKGMCGLAMEPSYPTK